The following is a genomic window from Pseudomonas purpurea.
TACGCGAGGGAGTGTTGAACAAACGCAGCAGAGGCTCCATCGAATTCCGAATGCGTAATATCTCCACCGAATTCAATGATTTGTGTCTGCCGTACATTATTGGTTATTTACCGGCCAAACATCTTGGCCCCGGTGTCGCCCCGCGCATACGTGCGGCGTTGATTGCAAAAGGTGCTTTCAATCCTGACGACTACGCACCTACTGCGGATGATCAAGCTCTGGACGCCAAGGTTCTGAAGCTTGAACAGCAAGGCTTGTTGGGCACCCCTCGTGGTATCGAAAAACCTCAACGAGTAAACGGCACTGCCTCTTCGTTTTTACGTGACCCGTTGGTAAAAGCCTGGGTACTAAAAAACGCTGAGGGGAAATGCGAAGGCTGCGGCGAACTCGCGCCATTCAAGCAAATCAACGGTTTGCCGTTTCTTGAAGTTCACCACGTTAAGCGTTTGGCGCAGAACGGTTCGGATCGGATTAGCAATTCCGTGGCACTCTGCCCGAATTGTCATCGGCGTTGTCATCATTCGAGCGATAAAGATGAGTTCACCTTGTCGCTTTATACGAAGGTGGAGCGGTTGAGACCCGAGTAATAGTCGTCCGCTGTTCGGCCCCATTGCACATGTTGAGGTTGTCGTTGGCTGGGGGATCGCCATCGCGAGCAAGCTCGCTCCCACAGGGGATCTGCGGCAGGTTTGGGAATTGCGGTGTTGAAAGGGCCGCAGGTTTGTCCTGCGGCCCTTTTCTTTGGTTGTAACAAGGCTACTGGCTCAGCGCCCCAACCCGCTTATCTGCCACGGGCACACCGCCTCCCTCACCCCGCTCGGCCCGACGATCTCTGGGGTTTGGCCCAGTGACCGGGCGTTCAGTACGCCGCCAATCCGTTTGATCAGTTCGTCAAAGCCCAGCTTCGCGTCCTCCTGGTGCAGTTTGCGCAGTTGTTCGACCATGGCGTAGGTGAAGGCGCCGTAGGTGTTGGCGCCGACCTGGTATTCGCTGGCTTTTTCATTTTCCCGTGCGGCGTAGAGCATCAGGGGCATGTACGGGCCGTGGTGGCCGTAGAGTTTGCCTTGGCGCAGGAGTTGGGCGGTGCTGTCGGGGCGTAGGCCGATGCAGGCGCCTTGGGCGCGGCGGGTCCGGGTGAGCGCCTGGGGTTTGCTGCTGTCGGCGTGGGCGCTGAAGTCGCGACCATCGCTGTCGGCGGCGTAGGGGCGGCGGTCCCAGTCGCCGGCGTAAGGGTCCCAGCGCAGCAAACGGTGGCGGATGTCGCTGGGCGGGGTGATGCCGCGCACGCGGCCGGCGCCGCGGGTCATGCCGCCCGCGTTGCAGCAGTCGAGCATGACGGTGAGTTTGGCGCCGTGGCCGTCCGGGTCGAAGGGCAAGTGGCTGTAGAACTGTCGGAACAGTTTGTCGGTGAAGTGAGTGTTTTCGTCATCCCAGTCAAAGTCGTAGAGCACCAGGGTTTCGTCCATGCGGTCGGCTTCCTGGCTCGCGCCGTAGGCTGGCAGTTGAGTACCGTGGCCGGAATAGAACAGCATCCGTTCGTCGCCCGCTCTCGCGCCTTCCACCAACCATTCCAGGCGTTCGACGAAGTTTGCCCGTGTCGCCCGTTCGTTGTGCAGCAGGCGTATGTCCCCGGCGTCGTAGCCGCTTTCCTGAAGCATGCGGCTGATGAGGTAGGTGTCGTTGATGCAGCCATCCAGGCGTGCGCCCGGGTCCGGGTAGTCGTTGATGCCGACCACCAGTGCGCGGCGTTTGCGTTGACCGGTACGGGACAGGAATGCCGGAACTTCAAGAATCCGCGCCGCCACCACGTCACGGGCCAGTTGTGGCCAGAGGCCGGTCTGGCTGGTGGGTGACGACAAGTAGGCCTGGGCCGCATGATTGAGGTCCAGCAGGTCATCGCGCAGCGGCACGGTGAATTCGGTTTGCAGGTCGATGCGCGCAGAGTCCGGCGAAGTGATCGGCCGGGTCAGCAAGCCGTCGTTCGGGTTGTACAGGTGGAACCAGCGACGAATGCCCCGGCCGTTATCGTTCAAGCGCATGACGCGCCCGCCCCACACTTCGCGCATCACCAACGGCAGCGCGATGGGTGAGCCGAAGCTGACGAATACCCGGCCGTCGATGCGCTTGAGCGCCGAGCCTTTTTTGGCCACCGAACGACGCAAGGCGTCATAACCGATGAGGCTGCCCAGCCCTTGGGCAAAGATGATCTGCGGGTCGAACTCGTCGATTTTTTCCAGCAAATGCTGGACCAGATCGGTGCGCAAGTCGGGGTCTTCGATCCATTGCACGGTGGCACCCACCGTGGTGCGCAGCATCTGATTGACCGGCAGGCCCCAGCTGCCGAAGACCTCATTGTCCTTGTCGGTGGCGTCGGCGCGCAAAATCGCAAGCCCACGGGTGATCTGGGCGAAGTCTGGCCCCCCCTTGAGCTGATCGTCGAAGGACAGAAACTCGATGTCGTCACCTTCGACATGGCGACCGTTTTGCGCCAACTGACCGTGAATCAGCGAGCG
Proteins encoded in this region:
- a CDS encoding HNH endonuclease, producing MDTENEKNDWSDAELEAAVDGYLKMLAIERSGQKLNKAHENRLLREGVLNKRSRGSIEFRMRNISTEFNDLCLPYIIGYLPAKHLGPGVAPRIRAALIAKGAFNPDDYAPTADDQALDAKVLKLEQQGLLGTPRGIEKPQRVNGTASSFLRDPLVKAWVLKNAEGKCEGCGELAPFKQINGLPFLEVHHVKRLAQNGSDRISNSVALCPNCHRRCHHSSDKDEFTLSLYTKVERLRPE